The DNA window TTGATGAATTTCAAATGATGCATCTTCTGAGGCAAGGTTTTGATCTAGAAATATAACAGCTTAGTCTAATGCTAAAACATCACTAGATTCGAAGAACATTGTAAAATGAAAGCTTCAAGCAAGAACCGTGTcaagaaataaaataacacaCCTAACGCAATTGACACAGGAAGTGCTGGCAAAGCTTTGTGATAAAATGCCAACAGCATCAGCGTAATGCCTAGACCAGCTATAATAGCAAGATAGCACGCATACACAGTCATAAAGTCATACATCGCAGCTCTTCCAACTAACACGCTGTAGAAGATAAAGTCCCCAAGTCCCAACTTTATAGCTCCGGTTGACCCCAACCCAATACCCTCTAGCAGCAAATTTTCGCTAGATACAACATCTCCATGTCCATGCGACTGAACACTGCTCCTACGGTCAATTAACGGTGCAGAAAGCGCAGCTTCCCTTTCTGGAATATGCCCCGCCTCAGCCCTGACCAATTGCGTGGCATGACGGCCACCATCGATTAAATCACGTGCACCACTATTACTCAAGTTTGATTCCAAATTATCCTCAGAACCATCCCCCACAGTCCTCCTCTCTCTCCAAACCCTCCTTTGAATCACACCCTCCCTCGAGCCAGAGTCATGACTTGTAATCGGACGCGCCTCATAAACCAACGCCGGGATATCTTCATCCCTCGATATAGCAAGCTCAACCAAAATCCGTAACGGACCAATCGGCAACAAAACAGCAGCCAAATCATACAAAGCCATAGCAACCAACAATGCCCAAGTAGTCCACTCAGGCAAAAGGGTAAACCAATAAGCAACCAAAACCCCAATAACAACTAAATAAGCCTGAGTAACAAAAATAGCCATTTTTGACATAAACACAGCCAAAACACCCACCACagcaaaattaaacaaaaccaacaaaaaactaaaacaatcaatACCAAAGCTAAACTCTTTAATCAAAAACAAAGCAATTTCACCACCCATGAACCCTAATACAATAAAAGAAGAGAACCCCATGTAGTATTTCAAGAACTGAGTGCATCTGAGGTAAAAAAGAAGCACTAAAAGAAAAGTTACTGCAGTGATAATGGCTACAAACACTAGTGAGTTCAAAAGGGCACCTTTGAATTTGTCCCAGAAAGAATCTGAGATTGTTTCATTGTATGCCATTGTTGCCATGGAGTTGATTGTGGATGATGCTGATGAACTGTCTGCATCGTTGAGGATTGACACTAGAATTACCACAATTAACATGCAGATTGAAACTGGTGTTATGATTCTGACTATTTCTTCTCCGAGTGAATCGATTAGGCTTTTGGGTCTGTGATGATTTTGAGCCATTTGGGTTTCAGTTTTGttatcaatttttgattttgaaggtGTTTGATATTTTTGAGTGTAAAGTTCGTCTCTTTTTTGCAGGATTTGGGTCTTATGAATTTTTGTTTAATGGTGAGCAAAGGGTCAATTaaacccctcaacttggcaaGAAATACTTAAAAGGTCAACTTTTACAAAACCGGATCATTTTGAAGCCAAATCAGATCGGTTTCACCTTTCTGAAAAAACAAAGTGGGATTCTTAAATAatcctaattaatttttattaattttaattaattctgaTTAAAGCATTAATCAATTCTACTTAAAAGGTTCTTACATcttttctattaaaaattaatataatatttgaacttttaaaattataaaaaataattgatgtttgaaaataattaatttaacttttataaggaataaaaattaaagaccattttaaacttttaccATTAACTATTAGAGAGTGTGTTTCAATCTGAGGGGTGATAGTGAGAGAAAGGTGATTTGATACGATTTGACAGTAATTATGGATTGAATTGATTCATTTTTACCAACATggacatttttaatatttcttgCCAAGTTGAGGAGTtcaattgatcctttattcgtTAATGGTGGAGCTGAGCTATTCACAGATACCTGTCCGTTACAAACACCAAAACACAACCCCCTCataaggtgacacgtttgcaaatgtttaaaCCCTCAGTCAATCCTCTAATCCAACGGCTCATATGCACGTTCATAAAACCCTCCATCGTTCAAAAAACAAGGTTTTAGTCACCCACTCTCCACAGAGCCTGAACCAGAGAAAGGGATCGTGTAACTCAAGTATAGCAAGTACTGAGATGATTCCATTAATTCCAGTACTTTTTCTTATGTTGTGCAGCTTTAATTTTAGTcttgttgaatttatttttagttccatttttattaagtttaattGATTCTCTTTGTGATTTATAACCATTTCTTCAGTGATTTTTGGTTCAGTTTATCATTGTTTGTAATGCTGATTTGGGAAATCAATGTtctaaatttatgttaaatgttGATTTATTACAAAGTATGTAACCTagcattattttatttgtttaggtTGGTTGTTGCAATGGCTATTCTTGGTAAACTTGGAAATATAATGAGGCAGACATTTAGTAAGCAGATCATTAATGAACTTTATGCATCATCCACCCGCCCATCATTATGTCGACCAGTACGGTGCATGTCGTCCACTAAAGTTTTTGTCGGAGGTGGTTCTCTCCGTTGATTTGTGTATGTGTTTGTGTTTGAGCTCATGTGCCATTGTCTATTTGCTAATATTGCTATTATGTGTGGCTCGATTTTGACTTTTACTGAACTTGGTTTTGCAGGTATTTCTGGTAAAACAAATGGTGATGACCTGAAAAAAGCTTTTAGTAAATACGGTTCGGTTGTTGAAGGTATTTAATTTGGGTCGCCGTAGTATTAGTTTTTTGAGTTCCAAGCAAAATTGCCCTCGTCTTAATGTCTGTGACTCATGCTCATGTTTATATGGTGTGGCAACTGTGTGAGGATCTAGCATGAGTTCCTCCTGTATAATGTGTGCATATATTTTAAAGTTATATAAAATATTGCATCTGCTCAGTAATGTTCTGATTTACTTGATCTATGTTGCAGCAAGAGT is part of the Mercurialis annua linkage group LG3, ddMerAnnu1.2, whole genome shotgun sequence genome and encodes:
- the LOC126675529 gene encoding presenilin-like protein At2g29900, which gives rise to MAQNHHRPKSLIDSLGEEIVRIITPVSICMLIVVILVSILNDADSSSASSTINSMATMAYNETISDSFWDKFKGALLNSLVFVAIITAVTFLLVLLFYLRCTQFLKYYMGFSSFIVLGFMGGEIALFLIKEFSFGIDCFSFLLVLFNFAVVGVLAVFMSKMAIFVTQAYLVVIGVLVAYWFTLLPEWTTWALLVAMALYDLAAVLLPIGPLRILVELAISRDEDIPALVYEARPITSHDSGSREGVIQRRVWRERRTVGDGSEDNLESNLSNSGARDLIDGGRHATQLVRAEAGHIPEREAALSAPLIDRRSSVQSHGHGDVVSSENLLLEGIGLGSTGAIKLGLGDFIFYSVLVGRAAMYDFMTVYACYLAIIAGLGITLMLLAFYHKALPALPVSIALGVLFYFLTRFLLEAFILQCSSNLVMF